The Fortiea contorta PCC 7126 genome has a segment encoding these proteins:
- a CDS encoding type II toxin-antitoxin system YafQ family toxin, producing MRVLVWDNSFKRAFKRVVRKNPRLKATIFEVLELLVTDPFAPTLKSHKLKGDLDGLWACWVEYDCRIIYTFEQNIDQNEEMIVLIDIGTHDEVY from the coding sequence ATGAGAGTTCTTGTTTGGGATAATAGTTTTAAACGCGCTTTTAAACGAGTTGTTCGTAAAAATCCTCGCTTAAAAGCAACGATTTTTGAAGTTTTGGAATTACTTGTAACTGATCCATTTGCACCTACTTTAAAATCACACAAATTAAAGGGTGATTTAGACGGTTTATGGGCTTGTTGGGTTGAATATGATTGCCGTATTATCTACACATTTGAGCAAAATATTGATCAAAATGAAGAAATGATTGTGCTAATTGATATTGGCACTCATGATGAGGTATATTGA
- a CDS encoding DUF433 domain-containing protein, translating into MTATSINIGTLISRTTGLHGGVPHVSGKGITVRRIVHWYKRGLVAEEISDRIGNVTLAEVYADLAYYHANTNEIEADIAHQAAEAQRLEMLHQTSTGIG; encoded by the coding sequence ATGACAGCGACCAGCATCAACATTGGGACACTCATCAGCCGCACGACCGGACTCCACGGCGGTGTTCCCCATGTTTCAGGCAAAGGAATCACTGTGCGACGAATTGTTCACTGGTACAAGCGGGGTCTAGTCGCTGAGGAAATAAGCGATCGCATTGGCAATGTCACCCTTGCTGAAGTCTACGCAGATCTAGCCTATTATCACGCCAATACTAACGAAATTGAAGCCGATATTGCTCATCAAGCCGCAGAAGCACAACGGCTAGAGATGCTTCATCAAACTTCCACTGGAATAGGATGA
- a CDS encoding DUF5615 family PIN-like protein: MSIIRLYIDEDSQDQSLIRGLHARKIDVITVNETQTAGLIDLEQLRLATQQQRVLYSHNIGDFCQIHTEFAMNNEMHSGIALLDQNYSVGCNTIEGGKTHWCQLKAKPIARLRMNSESKRKSHLKMTKNSKKSSVYFSKLWLLALEFIPRWASKPCNKPSMA; this comes from the coding sequence ATGAGTATTATTCGCCTCTATATCGATGAAGATTCCCAGGATCAATCCTTGATTAGAGGACTCCATGCCCGCAAAATCGATGTCATCACCGTCAACGAAACTCAAACCGCAGGCTTAATTGATCTTGAACAGTTGCGCCTAGCTACTCAGCAACAACGAGTGCTTTATAGCCACAACATCGGTGATTTCTGCCAGATTCATACGGAATTTGCGATGAACAATGAAATGCACTCAGGAATTGCTCTTTTGGATCAGAATTACTCGGTTGGATGCAACACAATTGAGGGCGGGAAAACCCATTGGTGTCAACTTAAGGCTAAACCCATAGCCCGCCTCAGAATGAATTCTGAGTCTAAGAGGAAAAGTCATCTCAAGATGACTAAAAATTCTAAAAAATCCTCAGTTTACTTTAGTAAACTTTGGCTATTAGCCTTGGAATTCATTCCAAGGTGGGCAAGTAAGCCTTGCAATAAGCCATCTATGGCTTAA